From Nycticebus coucang isolate mNycCou1 chromosome 6, mNycCou1.pri, whole genome shotgun sequence, the proteins below share one genomic window:
- the CMTM5 gene encoding CKLF-like MARVEL transmembrane domain-containing protein 5 isoform X2, translated as MFGAWDRRDRPPEEGTASELQGFAVDKTFLSSLKGILLETELALTFIIFICFTASISAYMAAALLEFFITLAFLFLYATQYYQRFDRLNWPCLDFLRCVSAIIIFLVVSFAAVTSQDGAAIAAFVFGIILVSVFAYDAFKIYRTQMAPRATQGDQQ; from the exons ATGTTCGGTGCTTGGGATCGCCGGGACCGGCCCCCTGAGGAGGGGACAGCTTCAGAGCTCCAGGGCTTCGCTGTGGACAagaccttcctctcctccctcaaaGGCATCCTGCTGGAAACCGAGCTG GCCCTGACCTTCATCATCTTCATATGCTTCACGGCCTCTATCTCTGCCTACATGGCCGCAGCGCTGCTGGAGTTCTTCATCACACttgccttcctcttcctctaTGCCACCCAGTACTACCAGCGCTTCGACCGGCTTAACTGGCCCTGTCTG GACTTCCTCCGCTGTGTCAGTGCCATCATCATCTTCCTGGTGGTCTCCTTTGCAGCTGTTACCTCCCAGGATGGAGCTGccattgctgctttt GTTTTTGGCATCATCTTGGTTTCAGTCTTTGCCTATGATGCCTTCAAGATCTACCGGACTCAGATGGCGCCCAGGGCCACCCAGG GAGACCAGCAGTGA
- the CMTM5 gene encoding CKLF-like MARVEL transmembrane domain-containing protein 5 isoform X4, which produces MFGAWDRRDRPPEEGTASELQGFAVDKTFLSSLKGILLETELDFLRCVSAIIIFLVVSFAAVTSQDGAAIAAFVFGIILVSVFAYDAFKIYRTQMAPRATQGDQQ; this is translated from the exons ATGTTCGGTGCTTGGGATCGCCGGGACCGGCCCCCTGAGGAGGGGACAGCTTCAGAGCTCCAGGGCTTCGCTGTGGACAagaccttcctctcctccctcaaaGGCATCCTGCTGGAAACCGAGCTG GACTTCCTCCGCTGTGTCAGTGCCATCATCATCTTCCTGGTGGTCTCCTTTGCAGCTGTTACCTCCCAGGATGGAGCTGccattgctgctttt GTTTTTGGCATCATCTTGGTTTCAGTCTTTGCCTATGATGCCTTCAAGATCTACCGGACTCAGATGGCGCCCAGGGCCACCCAGG GAGACCAGCAGTGA
- the CMTM5 gene encoding CKLF-like MARVEL transmembrane domain-containing protein 5 isoform X1, translated as MFGAWDRRDRPPEEGTASELQGFAVDKTFLSSLKGILLETELVVDVWGSSQVGEGKGLACACVLFLVSSTYSVLQALTFIIFICFTASISAYMAAALLEFFITLAFLFLYATQYYQRFDRLNWPCLDFLRCVSAIIIFLVVSFAAVTSQDGAAIAAFVFGIILVSVFAYDAFKIYRTQMAPRATQGDQQ; from the exons ATGTTCGGTGCTTGGGATCGCCGGGACCGGCCCCCTGAGGAGGGGACAGCTTCAGAGCTCCAGGGCTTCGCTGTGGACAagaccttcctctcctccctcaaaGGCATCCTGCTGGAAACCGAGCTG GTGGTGGATGTTTGGGGCAGCTCCCAAGTAGGGGAAGGCAAAGGCCTGGCATGTGCCTGTGTTCTCTTCCTGGTGAGTTCCACATATTCGGTCCTGCAGGCCCTGACCTTCATCATCTTCATATGCTTCACGGCCTCTATCTCTGCCTACATGGCCGCAGCGCTGCTGGAGTTCTTCATCACACttgccttcctcttcctctaTGCCACCCAGTACTACCAGCGCTTCGACCGGCTTAACTGGCCCTGTCTG GACTTCCTCCGCTGTGTCAGTGCCATCATCATCTTCCTGGTGGTCTCCTTTGCAGCTGTTACCTCCCAGGATGGAGCTGccattgctgctttt GTTTTTGGCATCATCTTGGTTTCAGTCTTTGCCTATGATGCCTTCAAGATCTACCGGACTCAGATGGCGCCCAGGGCCACCCAGG GAGACCAGCAGTGA
- the CMTM5 gene encoding CKLF-like MARVEL transmembrane domain-containing protein 5 isoform X5, giving the protein MFGAWDRRDRPPEEGTASELQGFAVDKTFLSSLKGILLETELVFGIILVSVFAYDAFKIYRTQMAPRATQGDQQ; this is encoded by the exons ATGTTCGGTGCTTGGGATCGCCGGGACCGGCCCCCTGAGGAGGGGACAGCTTCAGAGCTCCAGGGCTTCGCTGTGGACAagaccttcctctcctccctcaaaGGCATCCTGCTGGAAACCGAGCTG GTTTTTGGCATCATCTTGGTTTCAGTCTTTGCCTATGATGCCTTCAAGATCTACCGGACTCAGATGGCGCCCAGGGCCACCCAGG GAGACCAGCAGTGA
- the CMTM5 gene encoding CKLF-like MARVEL transmembrane domain-containing protein 5 isoform X3, producing the protein MFGAWDRRDRPPEEGTASELQGFAVDKTFLSSLKGILLETELVVDVWGSSQVGEGKGLACACVLFLVSSTYSVLQALTFIIFICFTASISAYMAAALLEFFITLAFLFLYATQYYQRFDRLNWPCLLQGH; encoded by the exons ATGTTCGGTGCTTGGGATCGCCGGGACCGGCCCCCTGAGGAGGGGACAGCTTCAGAGCTCCAGGGCTTCGCTGTGGACAagaccttcctctcctccctcaaaGGCATCCTGCTGGAAACCGAGCTG GTGGTGGATGTTTGGGGCAGCTCCCAAGTAGGGGAAGGCAAAGGCCTGGCATGTGCCTGTGTTCTCTTCCTGGTGAGTTCCACATATTCGGTCCTGCAGGCCCTGACCTTCATCATCTTCATATGCTTCACGGCCTCTATCTCTGCCTACATGGCCGCAGCGCTGCTGGAGTTCTTCATCACACttgccttcctcttcctctaTGCCACCCAGTACTACCAGCGCTTCGACCGGCTTAACTGGCCCTGTCTG CTACAGGGTCACTGA